A window from Cellulomonas sp. C5510 encodes these proteins:
- the hydA gene encoding dihydropyrimidinase — protein MKTLITGGTVVNATGRGAADVLIDGETIVALLQPGSTALGVDLTATVDRVIDATGKYVIPGGIDAHTHMEMPFGGTFASDTFATGTTAAAWGGTTTIVDFVVQYPHENPLDQYALWHAKAAGSCAVDYAFHQILSDVQDSSLHAMDELIAEGVTSFKLFMAYKGVFLSDDGQIVRAMQKASDNGAMIMMHAENGSVIDTLVQQHLARGETTPYYHGVSRPWQAEEEATHRAIMLADLTGAPLYVVHVSAKQAAEQIAQARDRGQNVFGETCPQYLYLSLEDHLAAQGKEWGDFEGAKWVCSTPLRSKHEGHQHQMWNSLRTNDLQLVSTDHCPFCMKDQKEMGIGDFSKIPNGIGSVEHRMDLLYQGVVTGEISLERWVEICCTTPARMFGMYGRKGVLAPGADADVVVYDPDGHTSIGVGKTHHMAMDYSAWEGFEVDGHVDTVLSRGEVVVDGGAFLGRVGHGQYVKRGLSQYLI, from the coding sequence ATGAAGACCCTCATCACCGGCGGCACCGTCGTCAACGCGACGGGGCGCGGCGCCGCGGACGTGCTCATCGACGGCGAGACGATCGTCGCGCTGCTGCAGCCCGGCTCGACGGCGCTCGGCGTCGACCTGACCGCGACGGTCGACCGCGTGATCGACGCGACCGGCAAGTACGTGATCCCCGGCGGCATCGACGCGCACACGCACATGGAGATGCCGTTCGGCGGCACGTTCGCCTCCGACACGTTCGCCACCGGCACGACGGCGGCGGCCTGGGGCGGCACCACCACGATCGTCGACTTCGTCGTGCAGTACCCGCACGAGAACCCGCTCGACCAGTACGCGCTGTGGCACGCCAAGGCGGCCGGGAGCTGCGCGGTGGACTACGCGTTCCACCAGATCCTGTCCGACGTCCAGGACTCGTCGCTGCACGCGATGGACGAGCTGATCGCCGAGGGCGTGACCAGCTTCAAGCTGTTCATGGCCTACAAGGGCGTGTTCCTGTCGGACGACGGCCAGATCGTGCGGGCCATGCAGAAGGCGTCGGACAACGGCGCGATGATCATGATGCACGCGGAGAACGGCTCGGTCATCGACACCCTCGTGCAGCAGCACCTGGCCCGCGGCGAGACCACGCCGTACTACCACGGGGTGTCCCGGCCGTGGCAGGCCGAGGAGGAGGCCACCCACCGGGCGATCATGCTGGCCGACCTGACGGGCGCGCCGCTGTACGTCGTCCACGTGTCGGCGAAGCAGGCGGCCGAGCAGATCGCCCAGGCGCGCGACCGCGGCCAGAACGTGTTCGGCGAGACCTGCCCGCAGTACCTGTACCTGTCGCTGGAGGACCACCTCGCGGCGCAGGGCAAGGAGTGGGGCGACTTCGAGGGCGCCAAGTGGGTGTGCTCCACGCCGCTGCGCTCGAAGCACGAGGGCCACCAGCACCAGATGTGGAACAGCCTGCGGACCAACGACCTGCAGCTCGTGTCGACCGACCACTGCCCGTTCTGCATGAAGGACCAGAAGGAGATGGGGATCGGGGACTTCTCGAAGATCCCCAACGGCATCGGCTCCGTCGAGCACCGGATGGACCTGCTCTACCAGGGCGTCGTCACCGGCGAGATCTCGCTGGAGCGCTGGGTGGAGATCTGCTGCACCACGCCCGCGCGGATGTTCGGCATGTACGGGCGCAAGGGCGTCCTCGCACCCGGCGCGGACGCGGACGTCGTGGTCTACGACCCGGACGGCCACACCTCCATCGGCGTCGGGAAGACCCACCACATGGCCATGGACTACTCCGCCTGGGAGGGCTTCGAGGTCGACGGCCACGTCGACACGGTGCTGTCCCGCGGCGAGGTCGTCGTCGACGGCGGCGCGTTCCTGGGCCGCGTGGGCCACGGGCAGTACGTCAAGCGCGGCCTGTCGCAGTACCTCATCTGA
- a CDS encoding TIGR03842 family LLM class F420-dependent oxidoreductase, producing MEFGVVMQNDPPASRVVDLARQAETHGFDYVWTFDSHLLWQEPFVVFSQILAATRKVKVGPMVTNPATRDWTVLASSFATLNEMYGNRTVCGIGRGDSAVRTLAGKPSNLATLRESIHVIRELANSRAVEHNGRTVQFPWSTGSELEVWVAAYGPLALKLTGEVGDGFILQLADPDIAAWMIRTVRDSAEAAGRDPDAITFCVAAPMYVGDGDSPAARAHMREQCRWFGGMVGNHVADIVAKYGQGSSVPKALTDYIAGRQGYDYNEHGRAGNSHTQFVPDEIVERFCLLGSPREHVEKLQALRELGVTQFAGYLQHDNKDETLRMYGERVIPAMAEHVVATA from the coding sequence ATGGAGTTCGGCGTCGTCATGCAGAACGACCCGCCCGCGTCGCGCGTGGTGGACCTGGCCCGCCAGGCGGAGACGCACGGGTTCGACTACGTGTGGACCTTCGACTCGCACCTGCTGTGGCAGGAGCCGTTCGTGGTGTTCTCGCAGATCCTGGCCGCGACCCGCAAGGTCAAGGTCGGCCCGATGGTCACGAACCCGGCCACCCGGGACTGGACGGTGCTCGCGTCGTCGTTCGCCACGCTGAACGAGATGTACGGCAACCGCACCGTGTGCGGGATCGGCCGCGGCGACTCGGCGGTCCGCACGCTGGCCGGCAAGCCGTCGAACCTCGCGACGCTGCGCGAGTCCATCCACGTGATCCGGGAGCTCGCCAACTCCCGCGCCGTCGAGCACAACGGCCGCACGGTCCAGTTCCCGTGGTCGACGGGGTCCGAGCTGGAGGTGTGGGTGGCCGCGTACGGCCCGCTCGCGCTGAAGCTCACCGGCGAGGTCGGGGACGGGTTCATCCTGCAGCTCGCGGACCCGGACATCGCGGCGTGGATGATCCGCACCGTGCGGGACTCCGCGGAGGCGGCGGGGCGCGACCCCGACGCCATCACGTTCTGCGTCGCGGCCCCCATGTACGTCGGCGACGGCGACTCCCCGGCGGCCCGCGCGCACATGCGCGAGCAGTGCCGGTGGTTCGGGGGCATGGTCGGCAACCACGTCGCGGACATCGTGGCGAAGTACGGCCAGGGGTCGTCCGTGCCGAAGGCGCTGACCGACTACATCGCCGGCCGGCAGGGCTACGACTACAACGAGCACGGCCGCGCGGGGAACTCGCACACGCAGTTCGTCCCGGACGAGATCGTCGAGCGGTTCTGCCTGCTCGGCAGCCCGCGCGAGCACGTCGAGAAGCTGCAGGCGCTGCGCGAGCTCGGCGTCACGCAGTTCGCGGGGTACCTGCAGCACGACAACAAGGACGAGACGCTGCGGATGTACGGCGAGCGCGTCATCCCGGCGATGGCCGAGCACGTGGTGGCGACGGCATGA
- a CDS encoding ABC transporter permease, with product MTAGVDAAVVTAAAAPAPRARRAWPRPVRALRPVALGLVALVLLAAVWELVKAVVPDTGWSIGERLVLPRTTDLAMPHVTDMLARLGEPLTAQPGADPLWLAVLRAGGTSLRIAAVSWVIGVVVGLLLALLMARFRIARSAVLPLVVLSQTVPLIALAPLVKGWGSKLELGFTWEPWMSVAVIASYLAFFPVAVGALRGLTSPDALHRDLFAAYATSWTQELVRLRLPASVPHLLPALRLAATSAVLGVVVAEVSTGMPGGIGRMILEFANFASSDPAKPWAPIFGAVLLGLVASGAVALLGTGLGRFHRAEVAA from the coding sequence ATGACGGCCGGCGTCGACGCGGCGGTGGTGACCGCGGCGGCCGCACCGGCGCCCCGCGCCCGGCGGGCGTGGCCGCGTCCCGTGCGCGCGCTGCGGCCGGTCGCCCTCGGCCTCGTGGCGCTCGTGCTCCTCGCCGCGGTCTGGGAGCTGGTCAAGGCCGTGGTCCCGGACACCGGCTGGAGCATCGGGGAGCGCCTGGTGCTGCCGCGCACCACGGACCTCGCGATGCCGCACGTCACCGACATGCTCGCCCGCCTGGGCGAGCCGCTCACCGCCCAGCCGGGAGCCGACCCGCTGTGGCTGGCGGTGCTCCGCGCCGGGGGCACGAGCCTGCGGATCGCGGCCGTGTCCTGGGTCATCGGGGTCGTCGTCGGCCTGCTGCTCGCCCTGCTCATGGCGCGGTTCCGCATCGCCCGGTCGGCCGTGCTGCCGCTGGTCGTGCTGAGCCAGACCGTCCCGCTCATCGCCCTCGCGCCGCTGGTCAAGGGCTGGGGGTCCAAGCTCGAGCTCGGGTTCACCTGGGAGCCCTGGATGTCGGTGGCGGTCATCGCCTCCTACCTGGCGTTCTTCCCGGTGGCGGTCGGCGCGCTGCGCGGCCTGACCTCCCCGGACGCCCTGCACCGCGACCTGTTCGCGGCCTACGCCACCTCGTGGACCCAGGAGCTCGTGCGCCTGCGGCTGCCCGCGAGCGTGCCGCACCTGCTGCCCGCCCTCCGCCTGGCGGCCACGAGCGCCGTGCTCGGCGTCGTCGTCGCGGAGGTCTCGACCGGGATGCCCGGAGGTATCGGACGCATGATCCTCGAGTTCGCCAACTTCGCCAGCAGCGACCCCGCCAAGCCGTGGGCGCCCATCTTCGGCGCCGTGCTGCTCGGCCTGGTCGCCTCCGGGGCGGTCGCCCTGCTCGGCACCGGCCTGGGCCGGTTCCACCGGGCGGAGGTGGCCGCGTGA
- a CDS encoding ABC transporter ATP-binding protein, translating to MTAPAVTSPGAAPTTAPAVQVSGVSRVFASGGDRAAVVALEHVDLTVGAGEFVSLIGPSGCGKSTLLRLVADLDRPTGGTISVFGRTAEQARLGHDYGIAFQQAGMLPWRTVRANIELPLSLHGVGRAARRERADEMLALVGLADFADHFPDQLSGGMQQRVAIARALAERPSLLLMDEPFGALDEMTRERLQSELVRICAETRAAVVFVTHSIPEAVFLSDRVVVMSARPGRIAGIVDVRLGRSGERGDDLREDEAYFAAVTAVREALHGGAGTVPSRGVETR from the coding sequence GTGACCGCCCCGGCGGTGACGTCCCCGGGTGCGGCGCCGACGACCGCGCCGGCGGTGCAGGTCAGCGGGGTGTCGCGGGTGTTCGCGTCGGGCGGCGACCGGGCCGCGGTGGTGGCGCTCGAGCACGTCGACCTGACCGTGGGCGCGGGGGAGTTCGTCTCTCTCATCGGGCCGTCCGGCTGCGGCAAGTCGACGCTGCTGCGCCTCGTCGCGGACCTCGACCGGCCGACCGGCGGCACGATCAGCGTGTTCGGCCGGACCGCGGAGCAGGCGCGGCTCGGGCACGACTACGGCATCGCGTTCCAGCAGGCGGGCATGCTGCCGTGGCGGACCGTGCGGGCCAACATCGAGCTGCCGCTGTCGCTGCACGGCGTCGGGCGCGCGGCCCGGCGGGAGCGCGCGGACGAGATGCTCGCGCTGGTCGGCCTCGCCGACTTCGCGGACCACTTCCCGGACCAGCTCTCCGGCGGCATGCAGCAGCGCGTCGCGATCGCCCGGGCGCTCGCCGAGCGGCCCAGCCTGCTGCTCATGGACGAGCCGTTCGGCGCGCTGGACGAGATGACCCGCGAGCGGCTGCAGTCCGAGCTCGTGCGGATCTGCGCCGAGACGCGGGCGGCCGTCGTGTTCGTCACCCACTCGATCCCCGAGGCCGTGTTCCTGTCCGACCGGGTCGTGGTGATGTCCGCCCGCCCGGGGCGGATCGCGGGCATCGTCGACGTGCGGCTCGGGCGGTCGGGGGAGCGCGGGGACGACCTGCGCGAGGACGAGGCGTACTTCGCGGCGGTGACAGCGGTGCGCGAGGCCCTGCACGGCGGCGCGGGCACCGTCCCGAGCCGCGGGGTGGAGACCCGGTGA